In Malassezia vespertilionis chromosome 4, complete sequence, the DNA window GTTGACTGTGCGTTGCAGGTGTGCGCCCGAAGCATCGTCGTCGATCGTCTCGTCGGCGAGATCCTCGTCTTTGATCGGGAAATCCTCGCCTTTCATAGAAGGGTCCTCATCCTTGATAGAGGCACCTTCATCTTTGAGTAAGGGATCCTTGACTGCCCCAACTTCCTCCTTGTCCTCGTTCCCGTCCTCGTCTTCATGCGAAGCATCGCGCTTCTCGCGCTTCAACGACACATCGTCCACCTGACTAGCCGCACGTTTCGTGCCTTTGGCCTTGCTTCCTTTCCCGGCATTCAGCTCCGCACGCAGAGCATCTGCCGCGCTAATATTGGCCATACGGATCTGCGCACGATTGCGCACAACATCCATACTATCGCCATCCAACATAATGGGGCCTTTTTTTACATTCGCCGATGGCTTCACCtcaggcggcgcaggcggtGGCCCTGGCTTGCGCACTTCGACAGGCACATATTGAGTATTGCCGTGCTGCATTTCCTCCTGCTGCCGCTTTCTACGCTTTGCATTGGCATCTTGCCGCTCTTCCGTCTCTTTGCGACGGAGAAAAATGTCATTTTCTTCTTTTGCAAGTCCATCGAGGATCAGCTGCGCATTCTCCAGCTCAACCTTGCCATTGTTCGTTACGTACCCACGCATGCGTGGCAGCTCTCTCTTCCAAATCTGAAGCAACGTATCGATCGCGCCCTCGCGAATCTCAAGACTCGGCAGGTGCGGCAGGAAATCGTTGCCAACAAAAAAGATTAAAAAGACCCAGTCATCAATCGCACGCTCCAAATCAAAAGCAAAAGACGTACTTGGGACCTGCAGCTCAATTTCCAGGTACTCGCGCAAGGTCGGCACGTCGAGGAAAATGAACGGCTTCTTGCCGCCCTTTTTCGCTTCGTCTTTGGGTTTGCGCTTGTTGTTACAATTTGCGGAAAAATGACCTTCCTCGCCGCAGCAGTGGCATCCCTTCCCTTTATCCTGCGCGAATACATCTTCGCGCAACACTTTAAAGTAGGGCTCGTGCGTCGCAAGGGACAGCATGATCAAGTCGGCGTCCAAGCCATAAATCACATGCTGCATATTGGGatcgtgcgctggatcgctgcgcttgcgccgtatATAGTCCATGATCTTGTGCTCGCCCTCGCCAGGTACACTTGCATCAGACAAGACCACAGACAAGTTCTTCCAGCCAGGGTCCGTATTCAGTTTATGCACAATCCAGTACCGCAGCGCGCCCGCAAGTTTGTCCATAAATGGTGTTCCAGGCGTGATTGCGTTGGAATCCCACATCATTTTCACAACGTCTTCCGCGCCGGCCTCGCCCCGCTTCTTGCGTTCTTCAAGCTCGACTTCCAGCTGGCTATGCTGAATTTTGGCATCCTGTGCAGATCGGAAACGGCGCGAGCGTTGCTGATTcatcttggcgcgcggcgcgacgccgtcaATGGCCATCATGAGCAGTTTGCGCGGTCGAATCATGCTAATGACACGTTCCGTGTATTTGAACACCTCTGTCAGCATCTCCTCTTCAGTCTCTGGCGCAGGACGGCCTTCTGGATGTGTACATGGATGTACAATACCGTTCATGTCTAAATACAGGCAGTCGTACTCTTCGCCGTTTGGGTTCGGACGCGAGGTGTCGACTGGAATTTCGACCATCTCACCGTCGGGACCGGGAACACGGCATggctcctcctcctcaaCACTCTGGATAATTTTTGGGTACTTTTTTGAAAGCCATCGGAATAGCGCGGGAACTCCCTGGCAGGTTAGTTTGTTGCGCGATCCTACGCACCATCGCTTGTCACAAAGCGACGGCGTGGAGACGCACTTTTTTTAAGTACACGGCCTTGTAGGTCTATTTTGCTGCATACGTCAGCTCGGCGCCCAGGCCAGGTTCGCGCATTGGCAAGCATGTCGTGCGATGGCGAAACGACGTCGTTGGACAGGCAGATTGCGGAGCCAGATGCGGGCGCATTATCCGGTGCATCCGGTGATGGCATCAATTTGTACCCTTACATCCACCGCGACCAAGTATTTGGTTTGAACGTCGAGCCGCCAGAGTCGGCGAAAGTGCCAATCAAGCCGTGGGACGCGCGTCTGTCGCTGGATACATGTGCAGAAAGTGGCGTAGACGACCAGATGATTATTACGATTCCATTTACCGTGCCCGTGCGCATCCAAAGCATCCTACTCAATCCAGGGCTTGGGGATTTTGCACCCAGTGTACGTACTGACAATACTGACGCTAGCGATGCACCGCGTTTGTCAACCGACCGCATGGGATCGACTTTGACGATGTCGCGCAAGCTACAGAGGGTGATATGCGGCTGGGGCCGCCAACCAGTGGGCGAGCACAGGCGGATTTTGCGCTCTTACCCGGGGCTGCCGGCGTCACTGCATACCCTGtgggcgcgtcgcgcttctcgAACACGAATAGCGTGAGTCTGATGCTGGTACGTTGTACACATTGCTCACCACAGTCGGATTCAGCGACGCAGCAGAGCTCGCACATTTTCTACATTGGGTTTAtcggcaaggcgctcgatgTGAAAAAAGACAGTACGCCGCAAAATAAcgtcgccgctgcagaTTCATCGACACATAGTGTGGACGGGATAGCAGACAagtacggcgcagcatctaCACCGAGTGTGCGATAGAGATGAATGTTAACAGTTTCATGCTAATAATGCGATCTAGTCGTCCTCAGCAGCGGCCGCGGCCTCTGCGACCATTTGCCGCAGCTTCTtttggcgctgcaagaaACTGAGGTAAGTTATACACATATACACACTCTTGGTATTGGCACCTCTCATATGTGTGGCTGAGGTTAGCAAATGTCTTTGCACGTACCGCTCCTCTTCACACTTCCATGGCGCATACAACGTGCTCCGTCGGCACTTGTTCAGGGGGATCAGCAAGCTAGCGTAAGTTTGTTTCTCAACGtacgcgctgcacgagTCGCGGTAGCCAACGGGCAAGCGAGCCGCTTGCGACTCTTCCAGCGAAGCCGTATGATCCGACATCTGGGTGGTAAAACAAGCCGTGCAG includes these proteins:
- a CDS encoding uncharacterized protein (COG:C; EggNog:ENOG503P545), encoding MSDHTASLEESQAARLPVGYRDSCSAYVEKQTYASLLIPLNKCRRSTLYAPWKCEEERHTYESFLQRQKKLRQMVAEAAAAAEDD
- a CDS encoding uncharacterized protein (COG:O; EggNog:ENOG503P5RW); this encodes MSCDGETTSLDRQIAEPDAGALSGASGDGINLYPYIHRDQVFGLNVEPPESAKVPIKPWDARLSLDTCAESGVDDQMIITIPFTVPVRIQSILLNPGLGDFAPSRCTAFVNRPHGIDFDDVAQATEGDMRLGPPTSGRAQADFALLPGAAGVTAYPVGASRFSNTNSVSLMLSDSATQQSSHIFYIGFIGKALDVKKDSTPQNNVAAADSSTHSVDGIADKYGAASTPSVR
- the RAT1 gene encoding 5'-3' exoribonuclease 2 (COG:K; EggNog:ENOG503NW08), translating into MGVPALFRWLSKKYPKIIQSVEEEEPCRVPGPDGEMVEIPVDTSRPNPNGEEYDCLYLDMNGIVHPCTHPEGRPAPETEEEMLTEVFKYTERVISMIRPRKLLMMAIDGVAPRAKMNQQRSRRFRSAQDAKIQHSQLEVELEERKKRGEAGAEDVVKMMWDSNAITPGTPFMDKLAGALRYWIVHKLNTDPGWKNLSVVLSDASVPGEGEHKIMDYIRRKRSDPAHDPNMQHVIYGLDADLIMLSLATHEPYFKVLREDVFAQDKGKGCHCCGEEGHFSANCNNKRKPKDEAKKGGKKPFIFLDVPTLREYLEIELQVPSTSFAFDLERAIDDWVFLIFFVGNDFLPHLPSLEIREGAIDTLLQIWKRELPRMRGYVTNNGKVELENAQLILDGLAKEENDIFLRRKETEERQDANAKRRKRQQEEMQHGNTQYVPVEVRKPGPPPAPPEVKPSANVKKGPIMLDGDSMDVVRNRAQIRMANISAADALRAELNAGKGSKAKGTKRAASQVDDVSLKREKRDASHEDEDGNEDKEEVGAVKDPLLKDEGASIKDEDPSMKGEDFPIKDEDLADETIDDDASGAHLQRTVNKDGTVEYEDTVKLWEPGYRERYYRQKFQVELSDTAFRREVVKKYVEGLCWVLAYYYQGCPSWKWYYPYHYSPFAADFTDMADLTIDFDNGTPFRPFEQLMGVLPAESRKNLPDPFQWLMTNGESEIADFYPSEFAIDMNGKKMAWQGVALLPFIDEQRLLDALQKRYKDLTEDETRRNSFGRSLLFVDEDSELYAPLSRLYAKRTDGLQEPIDTNKTSRIAGLVEADPACVPGSTFHSPLASQGMQDIHNDRCISVLFDMPPQRVPHRSVLLRGVRMPRKRLNQYDADYVRHGRRGGPPRGGRGGRFGAGRDNGSNGQGPYGRYGDRQAWHGDGSHARRSAPYATGANAAGFATGANATGPYGGGYDAAYSGYGGYNAGAGAGYGGGYGGGYGADAGAGSGAGYGAYNGASAGYGAYGGAGASASAGYGAYGGAGASAGYTSGGGAGYGAYGAGAGYGAYAANPYATYTGAQPYAANSYGAPSYGGGIGGGPYGAGPYAGYQTHDPSRARPRPGRGGGPYGSS